In the genome of Cupriavidus taiwanensis, one region contains:
- a CDS encoding Bug family tripartite tricarboxylate transporter substrate binding protein: MDRRLILRAPLLAALCFPFSSGFAQAQPIAGGKPVTLVVGFAAGGAADAAARLIAKKLADNLGQPVVVDNRGGAGGNIAHQLVARGPADGSMLLFGSIGPLTIAPHLMKLPYDPFKDLAPVSGGVNFPNVLVVHKGAGVNNLAELVALAKKKPGAVDYASTGAGSASHLAGELFNQRAGIEMVHIPYKGGAPALQDLLGQRVTSYFAAPPTAMPQVEAGKLVPLATTGPVRPAYLPNVPTVAESGYPGFEALNWYAFVAPGKTPAPVLDRWNQEIVKVLNDAGVKDALNKHGLTPQPTTRPELLAFMKKESAKWGAIVRERKITVD; the protein is encoded by the coding sequence ATGGACCGTCGACTGATCCTGCGCGCACCCTTGCTGGCCGCGCTCTGTTTTCCCTTCTCATCGGGTTTTGCGCAAGCGCAGCCCATCGCCGGCGGCAAGCCGGTCACTTTGGTGGTGGGCTTCGCTGCCGGCGGCGCCGCCGATGCGGCCGCGCGACTGATCGCCAAGAAACTGGCGGACAACCTCGGCCAGCCGGTCGTCGTCGACAACCGCGGCGGTGCCGGCGGCAATATTGCCCACCAGCTGGTGGCGCGCGGTCCGGCCGATGGCAGCATGCTGCTGTTCGGCTCGATCGGGCCGCTGACCATCGCGCCGCACCTGATGAAGCTGCCTTACGACCCGTTCAAGGATCTGGCTCCGGTCTCGGGCGGCGTGAACTTTCCCAATGTGCTGGTGGTGCACAAGGGCGCCGGGGTGAACAACCTGGCCGAACTGGTCGCGCTGGCAAAGAAGAAGCCTGGAGCGGTGGACTATGCGTCGACCGGTGCCGGCTCCGCCTCCCACCTTGCCGGTGAACTGTTCAACCAGCGCGCCGGCATCGAGATGGTCCATATCCCCTACAAGGGCGGGGCACCGGCGTTGCAGGACCTGCTTGGCCAGCGTGTGACCTCGTACTTCGCGGCACCGCCGACCGCAATGCCGCAGGTCGAGGCCGGCAAGCTGGTGCCGCTGGCCACCACCGGCCCGGTGCGGCCGGCGTATCTGCCCAACGTGCCCACGGTAGCGGAATCCGGCTATCCCGGTTTCGAGGCCTTGAACTGGTATGCCTTCGTGGCTCCGGGCAAGACGCCGGCCCCGGTCCTCGATCGCTGGAACCAGGAGATCGTCAAGGTGCTGAACGACGCCGGCGTGAAGGATGCCCTGAACAAGCATGGCCTGACCCCGCAGCCGACCACGCGGCCGGAACTGCTGGCCTTCATGAAGAAGGAAAGCGCCAAGTGGGGCGCGATCGTCAGGGAGCGGAAGATCACGGTCGATTGA
- the tcuB gene encoding tricarballylate utilization 4Fe-4S protein TcuB codes for MPSLAELVDQARADAQGVGGAERRVIPIHPVLPLTAAEGEVARILQICNACRYCEGFCAVFPAMTRRLEFGRADVHYMANLCHNCGACLHACQYAPPHEFAVNVPVAMAEVRGQTYQDYAWPPVLGKLYRRNGLTVSLALALALTLFLLLAVALNGTLWGGPASGNFYALFPHNLLVSMFAPVFGFVVLALAMGVRRFWREVTPATSGAPVSAPAAAEAGAAVLRLKYLDGGHGAGCNNADDAFTLSRRRFHHLTFYGFVLCFAATAVATIYHYALGWHAPYELPSLPKVLGALGGVSLAIGTAGLGWLNLQRHRLHLAHGQRPMDLGFIALLFLTATSGLALWLGRGTPALAVLLCLHLGAVMALFATMPYGKFAHGVFRSAALLRHAVEKRRPNPVGLGAD; via the coding sequence ATGCCATCGCTAGCTGAGCTGGTCGACCAGGCTCGTGCCGACGCACAAGGCGTGGGCGGGGCGGAGCGACGCGTGATTCCGATCCATCCCGTCTTGCCGCTGACCGCTGCCGAAGGCGAAGTCGCGCGCATCCTGCAGATCTGCAATGCCTGCCGCTATTGCGAAGGCTTCTGCGCGGTGTTCCCCGCCATGACGCGGCGGCTCGAGTTCGGCCGCGCCGACGTGCACTATATGGCCAACCTGTGCCACAACTGCGGGGCCTGCCTGCACGCCTGCCAGTACGCGCCGCCGCACGAGTTCGCCGTCAACGTGCCGGTGGCGATGGCCGAGGTCCGGGGCCAGACCTACCAGGACTATGCCTGGCCGCCAGTGCTGGGCAAGCTGTACCGGCGCAATGGCCTGACCGTGTCGCTGGCGCTGGCGCTCGCGCTGACCCTGTTCCTGCTGCTGGCCGTGGCGCTCAACGGTACGCTGTGGGGCGGTCCCGCCAGCGGCAATTTCTACGCGCTGTTCCCGCACAACCTGCTGGTGTCGATGTTTGCGCCGGTATTCGGCTTCGTCGTGCTTGCGCTGGCGATGGGCGTGCGCAGGTTCTGGCGCGAAGTCACCCCGGCGACCAGCGGTGCGCCAGTGAGCGCACCGGCGGCGGCAGAGGCGGGAGCCGCGGTGCTGCGGTTGAAATACCTCGACGGCGGCCACGGTGCCGGCTGCAACAATGCCGACGACGCCTTTACGCTGTCGCGCCGGCGTTTCCATCACCTGACGTTCTATGGCTTCGTGCTGTGCTTTGCCGCCACCGCCGTGGCGACGATCTATCACTATGCGCTCGGCTGGCATGCGCCATACGAGTTGCCGAGCCTGCCCAAGGTGCTCGGTGCCCTCGGCGGCGTCAGTCTCGCGATCGGCACCGCGGGGCTCGGCTGGCTCAACCTGCAACGTCACCGCCTGCACCTCGCTCACGGCCAGCGGCCGATGGACCTGGGCTTCATCGCCTTGCTGTTCCTGACCGCCACCAGCGGCCTGGCGCTGTGGCTGGGCCGCGGCACACCGGCGCTGGCCGTGCTCTTGTGCCTGCACCTGGGCGCGGTGATGGCGCTGTTCGCCACCATGCCCTACGGCAAGTTTGCGCACGGTGTGTTCCGCAGTGCCGCGCTGCTGCGCCATGCAGTGGAAAAGCGCCGGCCGAACCCGGTCGGGCTCGGGGCGGACTGA
- the tcuA gene encoding FAD-dependent tricarballylate dehydrogenase TcuA, with product MKDVLVIGGGNAALCAALMAREAGASVLLLEGSPRAWRGGNSQHTRNLRCMHDAPQDVLVDAYPEEEYWQDLLKVTGGITNERLARMTIRASSRCRGWMRRHGVHFQPPLSGALHVARTNAFFMGGGKALVNAYFRSAEALGAEIRYDTQVVAIERDGDRFVAAVTAAGERIQARSCVLAAGGFESNRDWLREAWGQNERGEWPSDNFLIRGTRFNQGVLLRHMIDAGADAIGDPTQAHMVAIDARAPLYDGGICTRIDCVSLGVVVNRDGERFYDEGEDFWPKRYAIWGRLVAQQPGQVGFSIIDQKAIGRFMPPVFPGTSADTLGELARKLGVPEATFVRTVEAFNAACRPGTFDHTVLDDCATAGIAPAKTHWARPLDTPPYIGYALRPGVTFTYLGLKVNENAQVHFNGRPSPNLFVAGEMMAGNVLGKGYTAGVGMAIGTAFGRIAGVGAARACGFQHPDFDMEQSNAIAS from the coding sequence ATGAAAGATGTGCTGGTGATCGGCGGCGGCAATGCCGCGCTGTGCGCCGCGTTGATGGCGCGCGAGGCGGGTGCCTCGGTGCTGTTGCTGGAGGGCTCGCCGCGCGCATGGCGCGGGGGCAATTCGCAGCACACCCGCAACCTGCGCTGCATGCATGATGCGCCGCAGGATGTGCTGGTCGACGCCTACCCGGAAGAGGAGTACTGGCAGGACCTGCTGAAGGTGACGGGCGGCATCACCAACGAGCGGCTGGCGCGCATGACGATCCGTGCGTCGTCGCGCTGCCGGGGCTGGATGCGCCGGCACGGCGTCCATTTCCAGCCGCCGCTGTCTGGCGCGCTACATGTGGCGCGCACCAATGCCTTCTTCATGGGCGGCGGCAAGGCGCTCGTCAACGCCTATTTTCGCAGTGCCGAGGCGCTTGGCGCCGAGATCCGCTACGACACGCAGGTGGTTGCGATCGAGCGCGACGGCGACCGTTTCGTCGCGGCCGTGACCGCTGCGGGCGAACGCATCCAGGCCAGGAGCTGCGTGCTGGCCGCCGGCGGTTTCGAGTCGAACCGGGACTGGCTGCGCGAAGCCTGGGGCCAGAACGAACGTGGCGAGTGGCCGTCGGACAACTTCCTGATCCGGGGCACGCGCTTCAACCAGGGCGTGCTGCTGCGCCATATGATCGACGCGGGCGCCGATGCGATCGGCGACCCGACCCAGGCGCATATGGTGGCGATCGACGCGCGCGCTCCGCTTTATGACGGCGGCATCTGCACGCGCATCGACTGTGTCTCGCTCGGCGTGGTCGTCAATCGCGACGGCGAACGCTTCTACGACGAGGGCGAGGACTTCTGGCCCAAGCGCTATGCCATCTGGGGACGGCTGGTCGCACAGCAGCCGGGGCAGGTCGGCTTCTCGATCATCGACCAGAAGGCTATCGGCCGCTTTATGCCGCCGGTGTTTCCGGGCACCAGCGCCGATACGCTCGGCGAACTGGCGCGCAAGCTCGGCGTGCCGGAAGCCACCTTCGTGCGGACCGTCGAAGCCTTCAACGCCGCCTGCCGGCCTGGCACCTTCGATCACACGGTGCTGGATGACTGCGCTACCGCGGGCATCGCGCCGGCCAAGACGCACTGGGCGCGGCCGCTCGACACGCCGCCCTACATCGGCTACGCGCTGCGTCCCGGCGTGACCTTCACTTACCTGGGCCTCAAGGTCAACGAGAACGCTCAGGTCCACTTCAATGGCAGGCCCAGCCCGAACCTGTTCGTCGCCGGCGAGATGATGGCCGGCAACGTGCTGGGCAAGGGTTATACCGCCGGCGTCGGCATGGCGATCGGCACCGCCTTCGGCCGCATCGCCGGCGTGGGCGCCGCGCGCGCCTGCGGTTTCCAACATCCCGATTTCGACATGGAGCAGTCCAATGCCATCGCTAGCTGA